GTGCGCCTGGGCGTGCGCACCTTCTGGCGCCAGCCCATGGCGCTGACCGGCCTGTTCTTCCTGTGCATGGCCGCGATGTCGCTGGCCACGGTCTTGCCGCTCGTGGGCACGGCGCTGGCGCTGGCCCTGCTGCCCAGCGCCACGCTGGTGATGATGGTGGCCAGCGCCCACACCGAAGGCAGCAGCAGCCGGCTGGCCGCGCCGGCGCTGATGGTGTCGGCGCTGCGCAGCGCCCGCCAGCGCCTGCGCAGCATGGCGCTGCTGGGCCTGCTCTATGCGGCCGGCTTCCTGCTGCTGCTGGGCCTGTCGGCGCTGGTGGACGGGGGCGAATTCGCCGGCGTCTACCTGGGCGTGCGCCCGGTGACGCAGGAGCTGGCCGAATCCGGGCGCTTTCAGGCGGCGATGTGGCTGGCGGTGCTGCTCTACCTGCCGCTGTCGCTGCTGTTCTGGCATGCGCCGGCGCTGGTGCACTGGTGGGGCGTGGCGCCGGTCAAGGCCATGTTCTTCAGCGCCGTGGCCTGTCTGCGCAACATCGGCGCCTTCACCGTCTATGCGCTGGGCTGGGCGGGCCTGTTCATGGCCACCGGCATCGTCGTGAGCCTGGTGCTGACGGTGCTCAGCGAGCTGGGCATGGGCACCGGGCTCGCCGCCAGCGTGCTGGTGACCACCGCCATCGTGCTGGCCGCGATGTTCTTCAGCTCCATCGTCTTCAGCTTCCGCGACTGCTTCGAGCCCACGGCCCACCCGGCGGCAGGCCAGGACGGCGCCGCCTGATCAGGCGCGCAGCTCGCTGCCGTGCACGCGGTCGCGCCCGGCGCGCTTGGCCGCGTAGAGCTCGGCGTCGGCGCGCTCGAGCAGTTGCGCCGCGCCGGCCGGGCCGTCGATGAGCGTGGCGATGCCGAAGCTCAGCGTCAGCACCGGCCTGGGCGCGCTCGCATTGGGCAGTTGCAGCGTGCGCAGGTTCTCGCGGATGCGCTCGGCCACCTGGCGCGCCTCCTGCGCGCCGGTGTCGGGCAGCAGGCAGACAAACTCCTCTCCGCCGTAGCGCGCCGCGATGTCGGCCGGGCGCAGCACGCTCTGGCGGAGCACCCGGGCCACCGCGCGCAGGTAGTCGTCGCCCACCGCATGGCCGTAGTGGTCGTTGACGCACTTGAAGTGGTCTATGTCCATCATGATCACGCTCAGCGGCGCGCCGCTGCGCGAGCGCCGCTCGTGCTCGCGCGCCAGCGCGTGGTCGAACTCGCGCCGGTTGGTCAGGCCGGTGAGCCCGTCGGTCTGGCTCAGCTGCTGCAGCCGGCGGTGGCTGGCGGCCAGCACGCGCTGCTGCTGCAGGATGCGCTGGTTGCGCTCGGCCAGCTGGCGCATCAGGTAGCGGTAGCGGCGCAGCACCACGAAGAAGACGATGGCCAGCAGGCCCGCCAGCACCGCGCCCGCCCGCCAGTAGGTGCGCTGGCTGCGCTGGGCGACGTAGCGCTCGATGAACTGCTGCTCGGCATCCTCGTGCAGGTTGATCGAATCGCTCAGGTCCATGGCCTGCAGGTAGCGGTCAAAGACCCGCACCAGCAGTTCGTTGTCGGTCGAGGGGCTGAAGTAGAAGCCATAGCGCCGCGGCAGGTTGCGCAGCGTATGCACCACCTCCAGGTCGAAGTACTCGAGCTCGTAGCGCTTTTCCGCAAAGATCGCCTTGGGGTAGACGGCCACGTCGACGGCGCCCTCGCGCAGCGCGGCGAACAGCCCCCGGCTGTCGTTCTGGTCGAACAGCACCAGCTGCTCGGGCGGCATGAAGGCCTGCAGCACCGGCTCGAAGGCCACGCCCTTGACCAGCCCCACGCGCAGCTGGGCCAGGTCGCTCATGCCGTGGATCAGCAGGCGCGCGCTCTTGCGCCCTATGACCGCGTAATTGCTCTCGAAATAGGGCAGCGTGAACAGCCCGCGGGCCGCGCGTTGCGGCTCGGGGCTGAGCGACAGCAGCGCGTCGGCCTGGCCGGCCTGCACCCGGGCGATCTTTTGCGCCACGGTGTCGCCGCGGTCCGCTTCGACGCGGTAGTGCAGCCCGACCTGGCGGGCGATGAAGCACCAGGCGTCCATGCCCACGCCCGAGTAGCCTTGCGCCGCGTCGGCATCGCGGCGCGTCATTGGCGGCGCCTGTAGCGCCAGCACGGTGAGCGGCGCCCTGGCCACGATCGCGCTGCGCTCGGCTTCAGACAGCTCCACCGGACGCTTGAGGTGCACGCCCTCGCCGCAGGCCCAGGCGCTGGCCGCGGCCAGCGTGGTCGCCAGCAGCACCAGCGCCGCCGCGAGTTGGCGGGCGCCGCAGGCCCCGTGCCTTTGCCCGGCCCTCATGCGCCGCCCCCTGGGCGGCCCTGGTGCCAGCGCCTGAGCTGGCGCAAGCGGTCGCCCCACCAGCGCAGCAGGCCGTAGGACAGCTGCACCTTCTCGTCGCCCACCGGGGCGTTGGGCGAGGCCATGATCCAGGCCGACTTGGCATAGGCCAGGTGCTGCGCCGGGTAGACGCTGCGGTGCCCTATCACCAGATAGGCGGCCACGCAGGCGCCGGCCACATACCAGATCGAGCCCGCGCCGAACAACTCCACGCCCATGATGAGCGCGGCCAGCGGCGTGTTCGACGCCGCCGCCACCACCGCCACCAGCCCCACGGCCGCGCCCTGGGCCACCGCCAGCCCCAGCCAGGGCGCGCAGGCCGCGCCCGCCACCGCACCGATCACGAACTGCGGCGTGACGATGCCGCCGTAAAAGCCCGAGCCCAGCGTCAGCGCCACCAGCAGCGCCTTCCATAGGAAGCCCGAACCCGGCATGCCCTCGCCGGCCAGCGCGCGCTCCATCACCGGCAGCGACAGGCCCAGATAGTCGCCGGGCAGCACCAGCATCAGCAGCGCCAGCAGCACGCCGCCGACCATGGGCGCGAGCGGCGGCCACAAGCCGGTGCGCACGCGCAGCCACGCAAACACCGTGCGCACCGAGCGGCAGAGCTCGACGAAGACCAGCGCCGCCAGGCCGCAGAGCACGCCCACCAGCACGGTCTTGAGGAACAGCAGCAGCGTGAAATGCGCCTCGAAGGCGATGTGAAACTCCGGATAGGGCACGCCCCACCAGCGGCTCGTGACGAAGGCCGTGACCCCCGCGACGACGCCTGGGAAGAGAAAGTCGTGCCGCACGCGCCCTATCGCCAGCATCTCCACGCCGTAGATCGCCCCGGCGATGGGCGTGCCGAAGACGCTGGCAAAGCCCGCGCTCACGCCGCAGGCGACCAGCCGCTTTCTCAACTCGGCGTTCAGGCGCAGCACCTGGCCCACGCCCGCCGCCACGCTCGCGCCAATGTGCGAGCACGGCCCCTCCTTGCCGGCCGAGCCGCCGCAGCCCAGCGTGACGAGCGCCGCCACCGGCTTGACCCAGAGCGTGGCAAACGGCATGCGCCCGGCCTGCTCGTTGACCGCGACGATGGGCTCGTCGTGCAGCGGGCCGCGGCGCCTTTCCCAGGCGTAGTGCAGCAGCAGCCCGTTGGCCAGGCCTCCCAGGGGCAGCAGCAGCGCGAGCAGCCACCAGGGCGCGTCGTACAAATGCCCCTCGGTCTTGAACAAGGCGCCCAGAAACACGCTGCAGCCCGTGCCCACCAGCGCGCCCGTGGCCATGGCCAGCACCAGCCACTGCGCCACGGTGCCCAGCATCACCAGCGGCTCGAGCGGGGAGATGCGGCGCATGCGCGGGCCGGGCTCGGGCCTCATTCGACCAGCGTGAGCTTGGCGATCGCCAGCGCCAGCCACTTGGTGCCGTGGCGGGTGAACGCCACCTGGGCGCGCGCGTCCTCGCCCTGCCCCTCGATGGCCAGCACCCGGCCCTCGCCGAACTTGGTGTGAAACACCTGCGCCCCCTGCGTGATGCCGTGCGCCGGCGCCTCCTTGCGCGCCGGCAGACCGGCGCTGCCCAGGCTGGAATAATCCAGGTCAAATCCGCCTGAAACCCTTGACTGGCGTTCGCTATAAGCTCTGTAATCAGTAGCAAAAGAGCCTGCTGACCGGCGCTGCGGCGTGAGGTGCTTGAGCGCGCCCTCGGGCAGTTCGTCGAAGAAGCGGCTGGCCATGTTGTAGCGCGTCTGCCCGTGCAGCATGCGCACCTGGGCGTGGCTCAGGTACAGGCGCTTTCTGGCGCGGGTGATCGCCACGTACATCAGGCGGCGCTCTTCCTCCAGGCCGCCCTGGTCGGCCATCGCGTTCTCGTGCGGAAACAACCCCTCTTCCAGGCCGCAGATGAAGACCGCGTCGAACTCCAGGCCCTTGCTGGCGTGCACCGTCATGAGCTGCACCGCATCCTGCCCGGCCTGGGCCTGGTTGTCGCCCGCCTCCAGCGCCGCGTGCGTGAGGAAGGCCACCAGCGGCGACAGCGTCTCGCCCGCGGCCGCGTCCAGCTGCGGCCCGCCCATGGGCGCGTCGGGGTCCACACCCTGGCTGACCGGGCTTTGCGTGAGCGCCGCGGTCTCATCCACCGGCAGCGCCACCGCGTCGCGCCCGAAGCCTTCCTGCATCACGAAGCTCTCGGCCGCGCTCACCAGCTCCTTGAGGTTGTCCAGGCGGTCCTCGCCCTCCTTGTCCTGGCGGTAGTGCCCGGCCAGGCCGCTGCCTTCGACCACCTGCTCGATGATGGCGCGCAGGCTCTGGCCGCTGCTCCTCTCGCGCATCACCTCGACCAGCGCGACGAAGCCGCCGAGCTTGGTGCCGGCGCTGCCGCCCACGCTGCTGACCGCGTCCCACAGCGAGCAGCCGGCGGCGCGCGCCGCGTCCTGCAGCACCTCCAGCGTGCGCGCGCCGATGCCGCGCGGCGGAAAGTTCACCACGCGGGCAAAGCTGGTGTCGTCGTGCGGGTTCTCCAGCAGGCGCAGGTAGGCGAGCGCGTGCTTGATCTCGGCGCGCTCGAAAAAGCGCAGTCCGCCATAGACGCGGTAGGGCACGCCGGCGTTGAACAACTGCGACTCGAGCGCGCGGCTTTGCGCGTTGCTGCGGTAGAGCACCGCGATGTGCTGGCGCGCCATGCCGTCGGCGGCCAGCTGGCGGATCTCGTCGACCAGCCAGCGCGCCTCCATCAGGTCGCTCTCGGCCTCGTGAATGCGCACCGGCTCGCCCGGCCCGCGGGCGGTGCGCAGGTTCTTGCCCAGGCGCCGGCTGTTGTGCGCGATCAGGGCGTTGGCGCTGTCCAGGATGTTGGAGCAGGAGCGGTAGTTCTCTTCCAGCTTGATCTGCTGCCCCACGGCGAACTCGCGCACGAAGTCCTGCATGTTGCCCACGCGGGCGCCGCGAAAGGCGTAGATGCTCTGATCGTCGTCGCCCACCGCCATCACGCTGCCCCGGGGCGTGAACTGCCCGTCCACCACGTCGCCCGCCAGCTGCTTGAGCCACAGGTACTGCAGGCGGTTGGTGTCCTGGAATTCGTCCACCAGGATGTGCGCAAAGCGCCGCTGGTAGTGCGCGCGCACCGGCGCGTGGTCCCTGAGCAGCTCGTAGGAGCGCAGCAGCAGCTCGGCAAAATCGACCACGCCCTCGCGCTGGCACTGCGCCTCGTACAGGCGGTACAGCTCCACGCGCTGGCGGGTTTCGTCGTTGGGCGCGGGCACCGCGTCGGGGCGCAGGCCCTCTTCCTTGCAGCCGTTGATGAACCAGGCTACCTGCCTGGGCGGATGGTGCTCTTCGTCCACCTGATGGGCCTTGAGCAGGCGCTTGACGGCCGAGAGCTGGTCCTGCGCGTCCAGGATCTGGAAGGTCTGGGGCAGCCCGACCAGCTTGTGGTGGGCGCGCAGCATGCGGTTGCACAGCCCGTGGAACGTGCCTATCCACATGCCGCGCACGCTGATGGGCAGCATGGCGGACAGGCGCGTGAGCATCTCCTTGGCCGCCTTGTTGGTGAAGGTCACGGCCAGGATTTCGCCGGGCGCGGCCTGGCCGGTCTGCAGCAGCCAGGCGATGCGCGTGGTCAGCACCCGGGTCTTGCCCGAGCCGGCCCCGGCCAGGATCAGGGCATGGCCCGCGGGCAGGGTCACGGCGGCACGTTGTTCGGGGTTCAGGTGCGCCAGCAGCGGCATCTGGGCGCCGGCGGCGGCGCGGTCTTGGGCAAGCATGCCGCATTGTAGAAAGCCGCCCGGGAGCGAGCGCGCGGGAGTAGACTCGCGCGCCGCAACCGCTGCACACGGCCCCGAGCATTCCATGCCAGCACCCGCATTCCCCGCTGCACCCGCCTGGTCGCGCCGCAGCTTTCTTGCTTCCGGCCTGGCACTGGCCGCCGCCGGCCCCGCCCCGGCGCAGGCCACGGCGCCACGCACGCCGGTGCTGGTGCTGAACTCGCAAAGCGGCTCGGTCAGCGTGATCGACCCCGGCCGCTGGGTGGAGGAGCGGCGCATCGCCACCGGCCGCGAGCCGCACCACCTGTACATGACGCCGGACGAAAGGTCGGTCATCGTGGCCAACGCCGGCAGCGACTCGCTCACCTTCATCGACCCGCGCACGGCCCAGGTGCAGCGCCAGATCAGCGGCATCCTCGACCCCTACCACCTGCGCTTTTCGCCGGACATGCGCTGGTTCGTCACCGCGGCCAACCGGCTCAACCACATCGACCTCTACCACTGGGACGGCGAGAACCCCGCGCTGGTGCAGCGCATCCCCACCGGGCGCACGCCCAGCCATTTGTGGATCGACGCCGCCAGCACCACGCTGTGGGCCAGCATGCAGGACAGCGACGAGCTGGTGGCGATCGACCTGGCCACGCAGCGGCTGAGCTACCGCGTGCCCACCGGGCGCACGCCGGCCGACGTCTTCGGCACCCCCGACGGCCGCCACCTGCTGGTGGGCCTGACCGGCGCCAGCGGCGTGCAGGTGTTCGAGCTCGCCGCCGGCCAGCAGGCCCGCGCGGTCGGCGAGATCGCCACCGGCAAGGGCGCGCACGCCTTTCGCGCGCTGGGCGACGCCCGCCACGTGCTGGTGAGCAACCGCGTGGCCAACACCATCAGCCAGATCGACTGCAGCGCGCTCAGGGCGGTGGCGCAGTTCCCCGCGCCCTCCGGCCCCGACTGCATGGACGTATCGCGCGACGGGTCGCTCATCATGGTCGGCTCGCGCTGGGCCGGCCGGCTCACGCTGATCGACGTGGCGCGCCGCGCCGTCCTCACCCAGGTCAAGGTGGGCAAGTCGCCGCACGGCGTCTGGACGCTGGACCACGCCGCGCGCAGCTGAAGCGAGGCCGGGCATGCACCGCAGGAATGCTCTCTCCGTGATAGCTGCTGGCGCTTGCCCCATAAGCGCTGCAGCCCGAAAACATGCTGAAGATGGCGACAAGGCCATCTACCTGAGCTTCGACACCGGCCACATGGGCATCGCGCCCTTCGTGGCCGAGGTGCTGCGGCGCCAGCAGGTGCCGGTCACCTTCTTCGCCGCCCACGAGCGCACGCAGCAGGGCGACGGCTGCCTGGGCGAATACTGGGCGCCGTGGTGGCGCGAGCGCGCGCGCGAAGGCCATGCCTTCGCCTCGCACACCTGGCAGCACGCCGTCTGGCGCGCCGACCTGCCGCCGGCGCACGGCCAGCCGCGCTTTCGCATCCAGCCCGGCGCCGGCCCGCACGCCGGCCAGCGCCTGGTCTGGAGCGCGCGCGAGTACTGCGCCGACATCCGCCGCGCGGCCGAGCGCCTGGCCGAGCTCACCGGCGTGGCCGCGCTGGCGCTGTACCGCGCGCCCGGCGGCAAGACCTCGCCCGCGCTGCTGGCCGCCGCCGCGCGCTGCGGCTACCGCCACGTGGGCTGGTCGCGCGCTGGCTTTCTGGGCGACGAGCTGCCCAGCGAGCGCTATCCGAACGATGCGCTGCTCGCGCAGGCCCTGCGCGACGTTCGCCCGGGCGACATCCTGCTGGCGCACCTGGGCATCTGGTCGCGCAAGGATCCCTGGGCGCCGGCGGTGCTCGAACCCCTGATCTCCGGCCTGAAGGCGCGCGGGCTGCGCTTTCGCACGCTGCGCGAGCACCCCGAGCACGCACCCTGGATCGCCGCCCATGCGGGCGCCGGCGCCGCCTGAACATGCCGCCCCTCACCGACTGGTTTGCCAGCGCCCAGCAGTGGCTGTTTGAAGCGTTCATCCAGCCGCTGGCCTTCACGCTCGGGCAGGCGGGGCTGATCGAAGACGGCTTCGTCGCCACCGGCTGGCTGCTCGCCGGGCTGCTGCAGATCGCCGTGCTGGTGCTGCTCATCGGCCCGGCGCAAAGGCGCTGGCCGGTGCAGGAGCTGAGCGACCGCGCGGCGGTGCGCGTGGACATCCTCTACACCCTGGTGCACCGCCTGGGCCTGTTCAAGCTCGCCATGTTCTTCACGCTGGAGAGCTGGCTCGCCGACGCCATCGGCCGGCTGCGCGCCCACGGCCTGCCCACGCTGCAGCTGGACGGGCTGTGGCCCGGCGTGAGCGACCGGGCGCTGGTGAGCTTTTGCCTCTACCTGGTGGTGTTCGACTTCATCGGCTACCTGGTGCACCGCGCGCAGCACCAGTGGAACTGGTGGTGGCAGCTGCACGCCGTGCACCACAGCCAGCGCCAGATGACGATGTGGAGCGACGCGCGCAACCACCTGCTGGACAGCGCGCTGACCGACGCCATCTTCGTCTGCGCGGCCATCCTGATCGGCGTCGCGCCCTCGCAGTTCGTGCTGCTGGTGGCGGCCACCCAGCTCATGCAGAGCCTGCAGCATGCCAACCTGCGCCTGGGCTTTGGCCGCATCGGCGAGCGCCTGGCGGTGAGCCCGCGCTTTCACCGGCGCCACCACGCCGTCGGCATCGGCCACGAGGCGGGCGCGCGCGGGCGCCTCAAGGGCGTGAACTTCGGCGTGCTGTTTCCGTGGTGGGACAGCCTGCTGGGCTCGGCCGACTACGCCGGGCGGTTCGAAGCCACCGGCATCCGCGACCAGGTGCAAGCCGGGCGCGACTACGGCCGCGGCTTCTGGGACCAGCAGTGGCTGGCGCTCAAACGCGTGGCGCGCCGGGGCTGAGCGCGCCGGCGCGGCTCAGCCGGCGGCGTAGCGCACGCCCGAATGCGCGGCCAGGTCCAGCACCGAATCGATGCGGACGTCGCCCGACAACAGGTCCAGGCTGGCGCCGCTGCCGACATGGGCGTCTTCGGCGCTGCTCGGGTAGCTGGCGCCCGCATGGGCGTCCTGCCACAGCGCCCACAGGCGGTCCACGTTGGCATGGTGCAGGAAGAACACCGGATCGTTGGGCGAGGTGCCCGTCGCCATCTGCCCGCCGATCATCGCGTGCACCGGGTTGTGCAGCACCAGCTCCAGGTATTTGCGCATGCTCTGCTCTATCCAGCTCTGACGGTTTTCCAGATGCTCCAGGGGCGTCAGCATGCTCTCCATGTAGGGCGCGGCGTCGTAGTCGGCGTAGGCCAGCAGACGGCTGCGCGG
This portion of the Comamonas flocculans genome encodes:
- a CDS encoding BPSS1780 family membrane protein, whose protein sequence is MKLQLVPARTGILWVRLGVRTFWRQPMALTGLFFLCMAAMSLATVLPLVGTALALALLPSATLVMMVASAHTEGSSSRLAAPALMVSALRSARQRLRSMALLGLLYAAGFLLLLGLSALVDGGEFAGVYLGVRPVTQELAESGRFQAAMWLAVLLYLPLSLLFWHAPALVHWWGVAPVKAMFFSAVACLRNIGAFTVYALGWAGLFMATGIVVSLVLTVLSELGMGTGLAASVLVTTAIVLAAMFFSSIVFSFRDCFEPTAHPAAGQDGAA
- a CDS encoding GGDEF domain-containing protein, translating into MRAGQRHGACGARQLAAALVLLATTLAAASAWACGEGVHLKRPVELSEAERSAIVARAPLTVLALQAPPMTRRDADAAQGYSGVGMDAWCFIARQVGLHYRVEADRGDTVAQKIARVQAGQADALLSLSPEPQRAARGLFTLPYFESNYAVIGRKSARLLIHGMSDLAQLRVGLVKGVAFEPVLQAFMPPEQLVLFDQNDSRGLFAALREGAVDVAVYPKAIFAEKRYELEYFDLEVVHTLRNLPRRYGFYFSPSTDNELLVRVFDRYLQAMDLSDSINLHEDAEQQFIERYVAQRSQRTYWRAGAVLAGLLAIVFFVVLRRYRYLMRQLAERNQRILQQQRVLAASHRRLQQLSQTDGLTGLTNRREFDHALAREHERRSRSGAPLSVIMMDIDHFKCVNDHYGHAVGDDYLRAVARVLRQSVLRPADIAARYGGEEFVCLLPDTGAQEARQVAERIRENLRTLQLPNASAPRPVLTLSFGIATLIDGPAGAAQLLERADAELYAAKRAGRDRVHGSELRA
- a CDS encoding chloride channel protein; protein product: MRRISPLEPLVMLGTVAQWLVLAMATGALVGTGCSVFLGALFKTEGHLYDAPWWLLALLLPLGGLANGLLLHYAWERRRGPLHDEPIVAVNEQAGRMPFATLWVKPVAALVTLGCGGSAGKEGPCSHIGASVAAGVGQVLRLNAELRKRLVACGVSAGFASVFGTPIAGAIYGVEMLAIGRVRHDFLFPGVVAGVTAFVTSRWWGVPYPEFHIAFEAHFTLLLFLKTVLVGVLCGLAALVFVELCRSVRTVFAWLRVRTGLWPPLAPMVGGVLLALLMLVLPGDYLGLSLPVMERALAGEGMPGSGFLWKALLVALTLGSGFYGGIVTPQFVIGAVAGAACAPWLGLAVAQGAAVGLVAVVAAASNTPLAALIMGVELFGAGSIWYVAGACVAAYLVIGHRSVYPAQHLAYAKSAWIMASPNAPVGDEKVQLSYGLLRWWGDRLRQLRRWHQGRPGGGA
- a CDS encoding UvrD-helicase domain-containing protein, whose translation is MLAQDRAAAGAQMPLLAHLNPEQRAAVTLPAGHALILAGAGSGKTRVLTTRIAWLLQTGQAAPGEILAVTFTNKAAKEMLTRLSAMLPISVRGMWIGTFHGLCNRMLRAHHKLVGLPQTFQILDAQDQLSAVKRLLKAHQVDEEHHPPRQVAWFINGCKEEGLRPDAVPAPNDETRQRVELYRLYEAQCQREGVVDFAELLLRSYELLRDHAPVRAHYQRRFAHILVDEFQDTNRLQYLWLKQLAGDVVDGQFTPRGSVMAVGDDDQSIYAFRGARVGNMQDFVREFAVGQQIKLEENYRSCSNILDSANALIAHNSRRLGKNLRTARGPGEPVRIHEAESDLMEARWLVDEIRQLAADGMARQHIAVLYRSNAQSRALESQLFNAGVPYRVYGGLRFFERAEIKHALAYLRLLENPHDDTSFARVVNFPPRGIGARTLEVLQDAARAAGCSLWDAVSSVGGSAGTKLGGFVALVEVMRERSSGQSLRAIIEQVVEGSGLAGHYRQDKEGEDRLDNLKELVSAAESFVMQEGFGRDAVALPVDETAALTQSPVSQGVDPDAPMGGPQLDAAAGETLSPLVAFLTHAALEAGDNQAQAGQDAVQLMTVHASKGLEFDAVFICGLEEGLFPHENAMADQGGLEEERRLMYVAITRARKRLYLSHAQVRMLHGQTRYNMASRFFDELPEGALKHLTPQRRSAGSFATDYRAYSERQSRVSGGFDLDYSSLGSAGLPARKEAPAHGITQGAQVFHTKFGEGRVLAIEGQGEDARAQVAFTRHGTKWLALAIAKLTLVE
- a CDS encoding YncE family protein — protein: MPAPAFPAAPAWSRRSFLASGLALAAAGPAPAQATAPRTPVLVLNSQSGSVSVIDPGRWVEERRIATGREPHHLYMTPDERSVIVANAGSDSLTFIDPRTAQVQRQISGILDPYHLRFSPDMRWFVTAANRLNHIDLYHWDGENPALVQRIPTGRTPSHLWIDAASTTLWASMQDSDELVAIDLATQRLSYRVPTGRTPADVFGTPDGRHLLVGLTGASGVQVFELAAGQQARAVGEIATGKGAHAFRALGDARHVLVSNRVANTISQIDCSALRAVAQFPAPSGPDCMDVSRDGSLIMVGSRWAGRLTLIDVARRAVLTQVKVGKSPHGVWTLDHAARS
- a CDS encoding polysaccharide deacetylase family protein; amino-acid sequence: MHRRNALSVIAAGACPISAAARKHAEDGDKAIYLSFDTGHMGIAPFVAEVLRRQQVPVTFFAAHERTQQGDGCLGEYWAPWWRERAREGHAFASHTWQHAVWRADLPPAHGQPRFRIQPGAGPHAGQRLVWSAREYCADIRRAAERLAELTGVAALALYRAPGGKTSPALLAAAARCGYRHVGWSRAGFLGDELPSERYPNDALLAQALRDVRPGDILLAHLGIWSRKDPWAPAVLEPLISGLKARGLRFRTLREHPEHAPWIAAHAGAGAA
- a CDS encoding sterol desaturase family protein, translating into MPPLTDWFASAQQWLFEAFIQPLAFTLGQAGLIEDGFVATGWLLAGLLQIAVLVLLIGPAQRRWPVQELSDRAAVRVDILYTLVHRLGLFKLAMFFTLESWLADAIGRLRAHGLPTLQLDGLWPGVSDRALVSFCLYLVVFDFIGYLVHRAQHQWNWWWQLHAVHHSQRQMTMWSDARNHLLDSALTDAIFVCAAILIGVAPSQFVLLVAATQLMQSLQHANLRLGFGRIGERLAVSPRFHRRHHAVGIGHEAGARGRLKGVNFGVLFPWWDSLLGSADYAGRFEATGIRDQVQAGRDYGRGFWDQQWLALKRVARRG